Proteins encoded in a region of the Enterococcus gilvus ATCC BAA-350 genome:
- the whiA gene encoding DNA-binding protein WhiA, producing the protein MSFAADVKKELTSLTVQRNLAQAELAALIRMNGSLSLSNHQFVLNVQTENAAIARRIFTLLKEHYDVRSELLVRRKMKLKKNNVYIVRLKQETQKILLDLDIMDGLMFQSHIADEIKQSDEKTRAYLRGAFLASGSVNNPETSRYHLEISSIYEEHNQDICDLLNQFDLNARTLERRNGYITYLKGAEKIADFLTLIGATNSMLKFEDVRIVRDMRNSVNRLVNCETANMNKTIDAASKQIENIHFIETTVGLQSLPEKLQEIAELRIQNPEISLKELGEMIPSGAISKSGINHRIRKINDFADNLRKKTV; encoded by the coding sequence ATGTCTTTTGCAGCTGATGTAAAAAAAGAATTAACGAGTCTGACAGTCCAAAGAAATCTCGCGCAAGCGGAGCTGGCTGCGTTGATCCGCATGAACGGCTCGCTCAGCTTGAGCAATCATCAGTTTGTTTTAAATGTTCAAACGGAGAATGCGGCGATTGCTCGTCGGATATTTACGTTATTGAAAGAACATTATGATGTGCGTAGTGAGTTGCTGGTACGTCGGAAAATGAAGTTAAAGAAAAACAATGTCTATATCGTTAGACTAAAGCAAGAAACGCAGAAAATATTGTTGGATCTCGATATTATGGACGGGTTAATGTTTCAATCGCATATTGCCGATGAGATAAAGCAGTCGGACGAGAAAACGCGAGCCTATTTAAGAGGCGCCTTTTTAGCATCTGGCTCGGTGAATAATCCTGAAACAAGTCGGTACCATTTAGAAATTTCTTCCATTTACGAAGAACATAATCAAGATATATGTGATTTGCTAAATCAATTTGATCTGAATGCACGAACGCTCGAGCGGCGAAATGGATATATCACCTATCTAAAAGGCGCTGAGAAAATTGCCGACTTCTTAACATTGATAGGTGCAACGAATTCAATGCTCAAATTTGAAGACGTACGTATTGTGCGGGATATGCGAAATTCTGTGAACCGTCTCGTCAACTGTGAGACGGCTAATATGAATAAAACCATCGATGCGGCATCAAAACAGATCGAGAATATCCATTTTATTGAAACGACAGTCGGACTACAATCGTTACCCGAAAAGTTACAAGAAATCGCCGAATTAAGAATTCAAAACCCAGAAATCAGTTTAAAAGAGTTAGGCGAGATGATTCCCTCAGGAGCAATTTCTAAATCGGGAATCAATCACCGAATTCGTAAAATCAATGATTTCGCTGATAATTTGCGAAAGAAAACCGTTTGA
- a CDS encoding ATP-grasp protein, with product MNEKQKFVPILLGSDINVYGMSRSFHEAYGIVSEAYAGLQLAPTKYSKIVNVHVVPGFDKDPVFIERMRELGKNTYNAPDTKYLLIACGDGYAELVSQHKEELSEWFICPYIDFDLLQRLISKVSFYEICEKYELPYPNTFIITGDMLEAGKLKQDLPFDFPVALKPANSVEWLSVDFEGRKKAFILDTRDEFDTIIERIYEAGYTSEMIAQDFIPGDDSHMRVLNAYVDKDHQVRMMCLGHPLLEDPSPEAIGNYVAIMPEYNEKIYQTIKEFLEKINYTGFANFDMKYDPRDGEYKLFEINLRQGRSSFFVTLNGFNLAQYVTEDRVFEKPFDETIYGKADPATSMLWMGVPKGVFEKFARNNADKEKALELIKKDQWGTTVFYKKDMSLMRWILMKYMFSKYKGRFDLFFKEKEG from the coding sequence ATGAATGAAAAACAAAAATTTGTTCCAATTTTGTTAGGAAGCGACATCAACGTTTATGGTATGTCACGTTCTTTTCATGAAGCCTATGGAATCGTTTCTGAGGCTTATGCCGGCTTGCAACTGGCGCCGACAAAATATAGTAAAATAGTAAATGTACACGTTGTACCAGGATTTGATAAAGATCCTGTATTTATTGAACGAATGCGTGAGTTAGGGAAAAATACGTATAACGCCCCAGATACGAAATATTTACTAATTGCTTGTGGTGATGGGTATGCAGAGTTAGTTTCACAGCATAAAGAAGAACTTTCTGAGTGGTTTATCTGCCCTTATATTGATTTTGATTTGTTACAACGATTAATCAGTAAAGTGAGCTTTTATGAAATCTGCGAAAAATACGAGTTGCCTTATCCAAACACATTTATAATCACTGGAGATATGCTTGAGGCTGGAAAATTAAAACAAGATTTGCCGTTTGACTTTCCTGTCGCATTGAAGCCTGCGAATAGTGTGGAATGGCTGTCTGTGGACTTCGAAGGCCGTAAAAAAGCGTTTATTTTAGACACTCGAGATGAGTTTGATACTATCATAGAGCGTATTTATGAGGCGGGTTATACTAGTGAAATGATTGCTCAAGACTTTATTCCGGGTGATGACAGTCATATGCGTGTGTTAAATGCCTATGTTGATAAAGATCATCAGGTGCGCATGATGTGTTTAGGGCACCCTCTTTTAGAAGACCCTTCACCGGAAGCAATTGGGAATTATGTAGCAATCATGCCTGAATATAATGAAAAAATTTATCAGACGATTAAAGAGTTTTTAGAAAAAATCAATTACACTGGTTTTGCGAATTTCGATATGAAGTATGACCCGCGTGATGGTGAATACAAATTATTTGAAATTAATTTGCGTCAAGGACGCAGCAGTTTCTTTGTGACGCTAAACGGATTTAATTTGGCACAATATGTCACAGAGGATCGCGTATTTGAGAAACCATTTGATGAGACGATTTATGGCAAAGCTGATCCGGCTACTTCTATGTTATGGATGGGTGTACCAAAAGGTGTATTTGAAAAATTTGCAAGGAATAATGCAGATAAAGAAAAGGCCTTAGAACTAATCAAAAAGGATCAATGGGGGACGACCGTCTTTTACAAAAAGGATATGTCTTTGATGCGATGGATTTTAATGAAGTATATGTTCAGCAAATATAAAGGACGGTTTGATTTATTCTTTAAAGAGAAAGAAGGATAA
- the rapZ gene encoding RNase adapter RapZ — protein sequence MTESLHLVVITGMSGAGKTVAIQSFEDMGYFCVDNMPPGLIPKFWELIRESGKVTKIALVVDLRSRSFFEDIQNMLIEIENTGFIDTSILFLDCSDEELVSRYKETRRAHPLAMDGMVSEGIRKERAILEDLKTRATLMIDTTDLTPRQLREKINQSFKQQDDVGFHVEVVSFGFKYGLPIDADIVMDVRFLPNPHYIPELRPQTGLDKPVYDYVMSFPETESFYTNFVRLVMDILPGYIKEGKSSLTIAIGCTGGQHRSVALTERVGKAIKDANYKVNITHRDKDKRKETVNRS from the coding sequence ATGACTGAAAGCTTACATTTGGTTGTCATTACAGGGATGAGTGGCGCAGGAAAAACAGTTGCCATTCAAAGTTTTGAGGATATGGGGTATTTCTGCGTGGATAATATGCCGCCAGGTTTGATTCCTAAATTCTGGGAGTTGATTCGAGAATCTGGAAAAGTTACAAAAATTGCTTTGGTAGTCGATTTAAGATCGCGCTCATTTTTCGAAGATATTCAAAACATGCTGATCGAAATTGAAAATACTGGATTCATTGATACAAGTATCTTGTTCTTGGATTGTTCGGATGAGGAGCTTGTTTCTCGCTATAAAGAAACTCGACGTGCGCATCCCCTTGCGATGGATGGAATGGTTTCGGAAGGCATCCGCAAAGAAAGAGCTATCTTGGAGGACTTAAAGACGCGAGCGACCTTAATGATCGATACGACCGATTTGACTCCAAGACAATTACGAGAAAAAATCAATCAATCGTTTAAGCAGCAGGACGACGTTGGGTTTCACGTTGAAGTGGTTTCTTTTGGATTCAAATACGGACTGCCGATTGATGCCGATATAGTTATGGATGTTCGCTTTTTGCCGAATCCGCATTATATACCTGAGTTGCGTCCGCAAACAGGATTGGATAAGCCCGTTTATGACTATGTAATGTCCTTTCCTGAAACAGAGAGTTTTTATACAAACTTTGTCCGATTGGTCATGGATATCTTGCCAGGGTATATTAAAGAAGGAAAAAGTTCATTAACAATTGCGATTGGGTGCACAGGTGGTCAGCATCGCTCCGTTGCATTGACAGAACGTGTTGGTAAAGCCATCAAGGATGCGAATTATAAGGTGAACATTACGCATCGTGACAAGGACAAGCGGAAAGAGACGGTGAATCGTTCATGA
- the nifJ gene encoding pyruvate:ferredoxin (flavodoxin) oxidoreductase, producing MRKKKTMDGNTAAAYISYAFTELAAIYPITPSSTMAELVDQWASQGKKNIFGQPVSITEMQSEAGAAGVVHGALKTGALTSTYTASQGLLLMIPNMYKIAGELLPGVFHVASRAVTTNALNIFGDHGDVMAARQTGFAMLQESSVQEVMDLSAVAHLAAIEGSLPFMNFFDGFRTSHEIQKIEVLNYEELAPLIDQEKLKAFRKRSMNPNHPTISGTNQNPDVHFQQRETVNQYYDELPAIVQKYMFEINKLRGTSYDLVTYYGAEDAEEVIVAMGSVAQTIEQTVDYLNANGRKVGFLNIHLYRPFPTENFLEKLPDTVKSIAVLDRSKEPGADGEPLLLDVQGVMYEADVRPKIIGGRFGLGSKDVTPDQIIAVYDELLKDKKEAKKRFTIGIVDDVTHMSLATKGILDLTSPTTFQAKFWGFGSDGTVGANKSAIKIIGDHTDKYAQGYFSYDSKKSGGLTVSHLRFGDTPIRSTYLVESADFIACHTPAYIHTYDLLKGLKPGGTFLMNTMWNDKQIDTLLPAKMKRYIAEDDIKFYTINAAKLAMDVGLGSRINTVMQTAFFSLTGIIPFDEVLGILKDEADKSYRRKSLEIVEKNIAAIDQTIELLHQVDVPQTWKMLEVPNPVRKSPVSQYVEQIVEPINSQQGNDLTVNDLVANGMTDGTIPTGTTKFEKRGVALEVPHWISDRCTMCNECSFVCPHAAIRPFLADDDEMEEAPEGYIVREMRGADGLKYRIQVSVEDCTGCGLCVEACPAKGKALVMKPYEEEKEQAINWAFSMTLKQKANPAKTNSVLGSQFNQPLLEFSGACAGCGETPYVKLMTQMFGDRMMIANATGCSSIWGAAAPVSPYTTNEQGQGPAWSNSLFEDNAEYGYGMFLANQTRRKELADKMNEVLDTVSVDLRELMEDWMDHMFESEGTQQRATKLTAALEAEDLSDTKLADIYENRDLFVKISQWMFGGDGWAYDIGFGGIDHILASGADVNILVMDNEVYSNTGGQTSKATPASAIAKFSAGGKYQSKKDLGMMAMTYGNVYVAQIASGANQMQTIKALEEAEKFPGPSLIIAYTPCINHGLRGGMSKTLQEAKEAVNSGYWSLYRYNPLQREKGKNPMTLDYKKPNFDEMIGFMKQQTRFSALERIQPDDAQRLYHKTVTDAQTRFYNYARLAGQEEKIRAKLEGSTVEVEQAAVAAKPKRERKVDPEAEARRAARRAARAEKRNK from the coding sequence ATGCGTAAGAAAAAAACGATGGATGGAAACACAGCTGCTGCTTATATTTCCTATGCATTTACAGAGTTAGCCGCAATTTATCCAATCACTCCTAGCTCGACAATGGCTGAACTTGTGGATCAATGGGCTTCACAAGGGAAGAAGAATATATTTGGTCAACCAGTGTCAATCACTGAGATGCAATCGGAAGCAGGGGCTGCTGGTGTCGTCCATGGTGCGCTAAAAACAGGCGCATTGACATCGACGTATACTGCTTCACAGGGATTGTTGTTAATGATTCCGAATATGTATAAGATTGCTGGCGAATTACTACCGGGTGTTTTCCATGTTGCTAGCCGTGCCGTAACTACAAATGCACTAAATATCTTTGGGGATCACGGCGATGTAATGGCTGCTCGTCAAACGGGCTTTGCTATGTTGCAAGAGAGCAGCGTCCAAGAAGTAATGGACCTGTCTGCTGTAGCTCACTTGGCTGCAATAGAAGGCAGCCTGCCATTTATGAACTTCTTTGACGGGTTCCGTACAAGTCATGAAATTCAAAAAATTGAAGTATTAAATTACGAAGAATTGGCACCCTTGATTGATCAAGAAAAATTGAAAGCATTCCGCAAGCGCAGTATGAATCCCAATCATCCAACGATCAGCGGGACAAACCAAAATCCAGATGTCCATTTTCAACAACGGGAAACGGTCAATCAATACTATGATGAATTACCTGCAATTGTTCAAAAATATATGTTTGAGATCAATAAACTACGTGGAACCAGCTATGATTTAGTTACCTATTATGGTGCAGAAGATGCTGAAGAAGTGATCGTAGCAATGGGCTCTGTCGCTCAAACGATCGAACAAACAGTAGACTACTTGAATGCAAACGGCCGTAAAGTAGGTTTTTTGAACATTCATTTGTATCGTCCGTTCCCAACGGAAAACTTTTTAGAAAAATTGCCTGATACGGTGAAGTCGATCGCTGTTTTAGACCGCTCCAAAGAGCCGGGTGCAGATGGAGAACCACTTTTGTTGGATGTCCAAGGGGTGATGTATGAAGCGGATGTTCGTCCTAAGATTATTGGCGGTCGTTTTGGACTGGGTTCAAAGGATGTAACACCTGATCAAATAATCGCTGTGTATGATGAGCTGTTAAAAGATAAGAAAGAAGCGAAAAAAAGATTTACGATCGGTATTGTTGATGATGTCACCCATATGTCGCTGGCGACAAAAGGCATTCTCGATTTGACCAGTCCAACCACGTTCCAAGCAAAGTTCTGGGGATTTGGCTCGGATGGAACGGTGGGTGCAAACAAGTCTGCGATTAAGATTATTGGAGATCACACGGATAAATATGCTCAAGGGTATTTTAGCTATGACTCTAAAAAATCTGGTGGGTTAACAGTTTCACATTTACGCTTTGGAGATACACCGATCCGGTCGACCTATCTAGTGGAAAGTGCGGATTTTATTGCCTGTCATACGCCTGCTTATATTCATACGTATGATCTATTAAAAGGGTTAAAACCAGGCGGCACCTTCTTAATGAATACGATGTGGAACGATAAACAGATTGATACGTTGCTTCCGGCGAAAATGAAACGCTACATCGCTGAAGACGACATTAAGTTTTACACTATCAACGCAGCAAAACTTGCGATGGATGTCGGGCTCGGATCTCGCATCAACACAGTTATGCAGACGGCATTTTTCAGTTTGACAGGCATTATTCCTTTTGATGAAGTATTAGGTATTTTGAAGGATGAGGCAGATAAGAGTTACCGTCGCAAATCGTTGGAGATTGTAGAAAAAAATATCGCAGCGATTGACCAAACGATTGAATTGCTGCATCAAGTGGATGTTCCGCAAACATGGAAAATGCTTGAAGTTCCAAATCCTGTGCGCAAGTCTCCTGTTTCTCAATATGTGGAACAAATCGTAGAACCAATTAATTCTCAACAGGGAAATGATCTAACTGTTAACGATTTAGTAGCCAATGGCATGACGGATGGGACTATACCGACGGGGACAACAAAATTTGAGAAACGCGGGGTTGCCTTAGAGGTACCTCATTGGATCAGTGACCGTTGTACAATGTGCAACGAATGTTCATTTGTTTGTCCACATGCGGCGATTCGTCCATTTTTAGCAGATGATGACGAAATGGAAGAAGCACCAGAAGGCTACATTGTTCGTGAAATGCGCGGTGCTGATGGCTTGAAATATCGCATCCAAGTATCTGTTGAAGATTGTACAGGCTGCGGCCTTTGCGTTGAAGCGTGTCCGGCAAAAGGGAAAGCATTAGTGATGAAACCCTATGAAGAGGAAAAAGAGCAGGCAATCAACTGGGCGTTCTCTATGACGTTAAAACAAAAAGCTAATCCAGCGAAAACCAATTCTGTTTTAGGCTCTCAATTTAACCAACCGCTGCTTGAATTCTCAGGCGCCTGTGCAGGCTGTGGGGAAACCCCTTATGTTAAATTGATGACACAAATGTTTGGCGATCGAATGATGATCGCAAACGCAACAGGTTGTTCTTCTATATGGGGGGCTGCTGCTCCTGTAAGTCCATATACAACTAATGAGCAAGGCCAAGGCCCTGCATGGTCTAACTCCTTGTTTGAAGACAATGCTGAGTATGGATACGGAATGTTTTTAGCAAATCAGACACGGCGGAAAGAATTAGCTGACAAAATGAATGAGGTACTAGACACGGTTTCCGTTGATTTACGAGAGTTAATGGAAGACTGGATGGACCACATGTTTGAATCGGAAGGAACGCAGCAGCGTGCGACGAAATTAACAGCAGCGCTTGAAGCGGAGGACTTATCCGACACTAAACTAGCAGATATCTACGAAAATCGAGATCTTTTTGTCAAAATCAGCCAATGGATGTTCGGTGGAGATGGCTGGGCGTATGATATTGGCTTTGGTGGGATCGACCATATTTTGGCAAGTGGTGCTGACGTGAACATCTTAGTAATGGATAATGAGGTCTATTCCAACACAGGCGGACAAACATCCAAGGCAACGCCAGCTTCAGCTATTGCGAAGTTTTCTGCTGGTGGGAAATACCAATCGAAAAAAGACTTAGGTATGATGGCGATGACTTACGGCAATGTGTATGTGGCTCAAATTGCTTCTGGTGCAAACCAAATGCAAACCATCAAAGCGTTAGAGGAAGCTGAAAAATTCCCTGGACCATCATTGATCATTGCCTATACGCCATGTATCAATCATGGTTTGCGTGGTGGAATGAGTAAAACACTGCAAGAAGCAAAAGAAGCAGTCAATTCAGGTTATTGGTCATTGTATCGTTACAATCCTTTACAACGTGAAAAAGGAAAAAATCCTATGACGTTGGATTATAAAAAACCAAATTTTGACGAAATGATTGGTTTCATGAAACAACAAACGCGATTCTCTGCTTTGGAAAGAATTCAACCAGATGACGCGCAACGTCTATACCATAAGACCGTTACTGATGCACAGACACGTTTTTATAACTATGCTCGTTTGGCAGGGCAAGAGGAAAAAATTCGTGCAAAATTAGAAGGATCAACTGTGGAGGTTGAGCAAGCAGCAGTCGCTGCAAAGCCAAAGCGTGAACGGAAAGTTGACCCAGAGGCGGAAGCTCGGCGTGCAGCCCGAAGAGCAGCTCGTGCAGAAAAACGGAATAAGTAA
- a CDS encoding amino acid racemase, producing MENFFSILGGMGTMATESFIRILNQRTQAHNDQEYLNYVMFNHATVPDRTAYILDHKQDNPLPYLLDDIKKQNVLKPDFIVLTCNTAHYFFDELQGATEIPLLHMPREAVTEVEKHHQPGEKIAVLATEGTITAKVYQNELEAKGFEVLVPDKELQGKVNHLIYQDVKENDYINSELYLEILSDVFEKYGCQNAVLGCTELSLVQELTENVPYSVIDAQSILADRTIELALKNRSSI from the coding sequence ATGGAAAATTTTTTCAGTATTCTTGGCGGCATGGGAACAATGGCTACAGAAAGTTTTATTCGGATTTTAAATCAAAGGACTCAAGCCCACAATGACCAAGAGTATTTAAATTATGTGATGTTCAATCATGCGACCGTTCCGGATCGAACAGCGTATATTTTGGATCATAAGCAAGACAATCCTTTGCCATATTTATTAGACGATATAAAGAAGCAGAATGTATTAAAGCCTGACTTCATAGTTCTGACATGCAATACCGCCCATTATTTCTTTGATGAGCTACAGGGAGCAACAGAAATTCCATTATTGCACATGCCCCGTGAAGCAGTAACAGAGGTGGAAAAGCATCATCAACCTGGTGAAAAGATTGCTGTTCTAGCCACCGAAGGAACTATAACGGCGAAGGTATATCAGAATGAGCTAGAAGCGAAGGGATTTGAAGTTCTCGTTCCTGATAAAGAACTTCAAGGAAAAGTGAATCACTTGATTTATCAAGATGTGAAAGAAAATGATTATATCAACAGTGAGCTTTACTTGGAAATTCTTTCAGATGTGTTTGAAAAATATGGTTGTCAAAATGCAGTCTTAGGGTGTACCGAACTTTCTTTAGTTCAAGAGCTGACAGAAAATGTCCCTTATTCCGTGATTGATGCACAATCGATATTAGCAGACCGAACAATTGAGTTAGCATTAAAAAACAGATCTTCTATCTAG
- a CDS encoding thioredoxin domain-containing protein yields MDISVIKGNLVNDFNGIKIGSDSAPKRLIEFINLRCPYCKQWFEESYDTLNTAVAEEKVQRVIKLLDKDKTSLQPGNIMHEYISADPKKTLIQLQQAFEIQATWGNLGLEAVAKYAEETLHFTQQANQNLQIEIRNEAEQANIKFVPTIVLEEHIFDESIDEKTLLAYIAE; encoded by the coding sequence ATGGATATTTCTGTTATAAAAGGAAACTTAGTGAATGATTTTAATGGCATCAAAATAGGTTCAGATTCAGCGCCAAAACGATTAATCGAATTTATTAATCTGCGGTGTCCCTATTGCAAGCAGTGGTTTGAAGAATCCTATGATACGCTGAATACAGCAGTAGCTGAAGAAAAGGTTCAACGAGTAATCAAATTATTAGATAAAGATAAGACTAGTTTGCAACCTGGGAACATCATGCACGAGTATATTAGTGCAGATCCTAAAAAGACTTTAATACAGCTTCAACAAGCATTTGAAATTCAAGCAACATGGGGAAATTTAGGGCTTGAAGCAGTTGCCAAATACGCTGAAGAAACCTTGCATTTTACTCAACAAGCCAATCAAAACTTGCAAATTGAGATTCGCAACGAAGCTGAGCAAGCCAACATCAAATTTGTACCAACCATCGTTTTAGAGGAACACATCTTTGACGAATCGATTGATGAAAAAACATTACTAGCTTATATCGCTGAATAA
- a CDS encoding gluconeogenesis factor YvcK family protein: MKMKTYRIRKPKIVVIGGGTGLPVILKSLRNQSADITAVVTVADDGGSSGELRDSIDMAPPGDLRNVLAALSDMPKLYEDLFQYRFHEDDKFLANHTIGNLLIAALSEMRNSTYEAIQLLSMMMHVDGHIYPSSETPLVLHADFDDGTSAVGESKIALDRKTIEKVYVTEKNGEKAVHAARKVVHAIHEADMVVLGPGSLFTSILPNLVIEELGEAVRTTKAEVVYICNIMTQKGETEHFSDADHIRVLHKHLQSNFINTVLVNTEKVPEDYMDPEIYDEYLVQVTHDFNGLREEGCRVVSTDFLKLRDGGVFHDGDKVVDELFRIVFGAKI, translated from the coding sequence ATGAAAATGAAAACGTACCGTATCCGTAAGCCGAAAATTGTTGTGATTGGCGGAGGCACAGGTCTTCCCGTTATTTTAAAAAGTTTGCGAAACCAAAGCGCGGACATTACAGCTGTAGTAACGGTTGCGGATGATGGCGGCAGCAGCGGTGAATTGCGCGACTCGATCGACATGGCTCCTCCAGGAGATTTAAGAAATGTATTGGCGGCTTTATCGGATATGCCGAAATTGTATGAAGACCTGTTTCAATATCGGTTTCATGAAGATGACAAATTTTTAGCAAACCATACAATCGGAAATCTATTGATCGCTGCTTTATCTGAAATGCGAAATAGTACCTATGAAGCAATCCAGTTACTTTCCATGATGATGCACGTTGATGGGCATATTTATCCCTCATCTGAAACGCCATTGGTCTTGCATGCTGATTTTGATGACGGGACGAGTGCAGTTGGGGAATCTAAAATCGCCCTTGACCGAAAGACGATCGAAAAAGTATACGTGACTGAAAAAAATGGTGAAAAGGCTGTTCATGCCGCACGCAAAGTTGTCCATGCGATCCATGAAGCCGATATGGTGGTCTTAGGTCCAGGATCACTATTCACAAGCATCTTGCCTAATCTTGTCATTGAGGAGCTAGGTGAGGCTGTACGTACGACAAAAGCCGAGGTTGTTTATATCTGTAATATTATGACTCAAAAAGGCGAGACGGAACATTTTAGTGATGCAGATCATATTCGCGTACTGCATAAGCATCTCCAAAGTAACTTTATCAATACCGTTTTAGTCAATACTGAAAAGGTTCCTGAAGATTACATGGACCCTGAGATTTATGATGAATATTTAGTACAAGTTACTCATGATTTCAACGGCTTAAGAGAAGAAGGCTGCCGCGTTGTTTCCACTGACTTTTTGAAATTAAGAGACGGCGGTGTGTTCCACGACGGAGATAAAGTAGTGGATGAATTGTTCCGAATCGTTTTCGGAGCAAAGATTTAA